In a genomic window of Roseiflexus castenholzii DSM 13941:
- a CDS encoding gamma-glutamyl-gamma-aminobutyrate hydrolase family protein, with amino-acid sequence MSLSTRPTIGVVGALFERRNASTISGIGRSYLAAVEAGGGIPLLIHLTEDDDVVDMHYQRCNALLFCGGGDIAPVHYGQTPHPLLGPIEELRDRVELRLARRAVVDRKPVLGICRGIQLLNVALGGTLYQDINDELPGTLDHRESSQRNDRASLAHSLTLEHDSWLAEILGATTIAVNTLHHQAVRDVAPDLRVVGHAPDGVIEAVEGTGNSFIVGVQCHPEELWQSAEPRWQRLFTGFVAQVASIAGRTPG; translated from the coding sequence ATGAGTCTATCGACACGCCCGACCATCGGCGTCGTCGGCGCACTGTTCGAGCGCCGAAACGCTTCAACCATCAGTGGTATCGGTCGCTCCTACCTCGCGGCAGTGGAAGCAGGCGGCGGCATTCCGCTCCTGATCCATCTGACTGAGGATGATGATGTGGTCGATATGCACTATCAGCGCTGCAACGCGCTGCTGTTCTGTGGCGGCGGTGACATCGCGCCAGTCCACTATGGGCAGACGCCACACCCGCTTCTGGGTCCGATTGAGGAACTGCGCGATCGGGTCGAGCTACGCCTGGCGCGCCGTGCTGTCGTTGATCGCAAGCCCGTCCTCGGTATCTGCCGCGGCATTCAATTGCTGAATGTCGCGCTTGGCGGCACGCTCTACCAGGACATTAACGACGAATTGCCAGGAACACTTGACCACCGCGAGTCGTCGCAGCGCAACGACCGGGCATCCCTGGCGCATTCGCTCACCCTTGAGCACGACTCATGGCTGGCGGAGATTCTGGGTGCGACCACGATTGCGGTCAACACGCTCCACCATCAGGCAGTGCGCGATGTGGCGCCCGATCTACGTGTTGTCGGGCATGCGCCCGACGGGGTGATCGAAGCGGTTGAGGGTACGGGCAATTCGTTCATCGTTGGTGTTCAGTGCCATCCCGAAGAACTATGGCAATCCGCCGAGCCACGCTGGCAGCGGCTGTTTACCGGCTTCGTTGCGCAGGTGGCATCCATCGCGGGACGAACACCCGGGTAA
- the sppA gene encoding signal peptide peptidase SppA: protein MVSIFFIWLINLTRRVRNLWRRLLRRQVAFVRIPIGGALPEFAPAPPWWAHRFFGAAAPPSLSELRRRFEWLASDPQVKGVVLDIGTLTCGWATIQNLDQDIRRFREQGKLAVARITNPDTKTYVAACAADLIVAPPVSLLTVTGLYAEVRFLKDALAKVDVSVEVTAVSPYKTAGDSLACSEMSPENREQIERLLDQRYALIVETIANARHKTVDEVCSLIDTAPWSARRAQEAGLIDAVLYEDELPAFLASRTGASPAKLPEIAEWSQARRALRLPLLRHHRRLVGVVAVEGTIAPGTSRQIPLPIPLIGGQIAGSESIVQALRQAERNPRLAAVILYVNSPGGSAFDSELIWREVRRLDRRKPVVAVMGDVAASGGYYVASGARTILAQRGTITGSIGVLIVRPVIDGLVKRAGVNTVAIGRGANSAFFISDAPTEQERAAVRALIDDSYTVFKQRVMEGRSMSEEALEPLAGGRVWMGGEAHESHLIDDVGGMPEALLKAQELAGLPRDQTAPLVLIGGGRGRLAPQTFPEEPSKTLREALALLRQPLIWAILPFFE, encoded by the coding sequence ATGGTATCCATATTCTTCATCTGGCTGATCAACCTGACGCGGCGCGTCCGCAACCTGTGGCGGCGGTTGCTGCGGCGGCAGGTTGCATTTGTGCGCATCCCAATCGGTGGGGCGCTGCCAGAGTTCGCGCCGGCGCCGCCGTGGTGGGCGCACCGCTTCTTTGGGGCAGCGGCGCCACCGAGCCTCAGTGAGTTGCGTCGTCGCTTCGAGTGGTTGGCGTCTGACCCGCAAGTGAAAGGCGTTGTGCTCGACATTGGGACTCTGACCTGTGGATGGGCGACGATCCAGAACCTGGATCAGGACATCCGCAGGTTTCGCGAGCAGGGCAAACTGGCTGTTGCGCGTATCACAAACCCTGACACAAAGACCTATGTTGCAGCATGCGCTGCCGATCTAATTGTGGCGCCGCCGGTGAGTTTACTGACCGTTACCGGTCTGTACGCCGAAGTGCGGTTTCTCAAAGATGCGCTGGCAAAAGTGGATGTGAGCGTAGAAGTGACGGCAGTGTCGCCGTACAAAACGGCGGGCGACTCGCTGGCGTGCTCGGAAATGTCGCCAGAAAACCGCGAGCAGATTGAACGGCTGCTCGATCAGCGTTATGCGTTGATCGTCGAGACCATCGCCAACGCGCGACATAAGACCGTCGATGAGGTGTGTTCGCTCATCGATACCGCACCGTGGAGCGCCCGGCGCGCCCAGGAAGCCGGTTTGATCGATGCCGTGCTGTACGAGGACGAACTGCCCGCTTTTCTTGCATCACGCACTGGCGCGTCTCCGGCAAAACTGCCAGAGATCGCCGAATGGAGTCAGGCGCGGCGCGCTCTGCGCCTCCCACTGTTGCGCCACCATCGTCGTCTGGTCGGTGTTGTCGCTGTGGAAGGGACGATCGCGCCGGGAACCAGCCGCCAGATTCCGCTGCCGATCCCGCTGATCGGTGGTCAAATCGCCGGAAGCGAGAGTATCGTGCAGGCGCTGCGTCAGGCAGAGCGCAATCCGCGTCTTGCTGCTGTGATTCTTTATGTCAACTCACCCGGCGGCAGTGCGTTCGACTCAGAACTGATCTGGCGCGAAGTGCGGCGTCTCGACCGGCGCAAGCCGGTGGTGGCGGTGATGGGGGACGTCGCGGCTTCAGGCGGCTACTACGTCGCATCCGGTGCGCGCACTATTCTGGCTCAACGTGGAACAATTACCGGCAGCATTGGCGTTCTGATCGTCCGTCCGGTTATTGACGGTCTCGTGAAGCGCGCTGGCGTGAACACCGTCGCCATCGGGCGCGGCGCAAACAGCGCATTCTTTATCAGCGATGCGCCAACTGAACAGGAACGCGCGGCGGTGCGCGCATTGATCGACGACAGTTACACCGTCTTCAAACAGCGCGTGATGGAAGGGCGATCAATGTCCGAAGAGGCGCTTGAACCGCTGGCAGGCGGGCGCGTCTGGATGGGGGGAGAAGCGCATGAGTCCCATTTGATCGATGACGTCGGCGGTATGCCGGAGGCGCTGTTGAAGGCGCAGGAACTCGCCGGACTGCCCCGCGATCAGACGGCGCCGCTGGTTCTGATCGGCGGCGGACGCGGACGCCTGGCGCCGCAGACATTCCCTGAAGAGCCATCGAAGACGTTGCGCGAGGCGCTGGCGCTTTTGCGTCAACCGCTGATCTGGGCTATATTGCCGTTTTTTGAATAG
- a CDS encoding ABC transporter ATP-binding protein, which yields MAFIIADRLTKTFPGETRPAVDQVSFEIKKGEFVVLLGPSGCGKTTLLKMINRLYEPTEGRLLIDGVDARSMPATELRRRIGYVIQQTGLFPHLRIEQNIAVVPQLLKWDRARIEARIDELLDLVELPRAYRKRYPRQLSGGEQQRVGLARALAADPSLMLMDEPFGALDAITRARLQDELLRIQQRLHKTILFVTHDVDEALRLADRLLIMRAGHIVQFDTPLAVLAAPADDFVRDLLSTDDVLRRLSLLTVADALADNGAGKRLAENDAQETLQPGDTLREALIRVLRAGGQALPVVANGQNVGEISPDTIASVLTRTTHALSD from the coding sequence ATGGCATTCATCATCGCCGATCGACTGACCAAAACGTTTCCCGGCGAGACTCGTCCGGCAGTCGATCAGGTATCATTCGAAATCAAGAAGGGTGAGTTCGTCGTTTTGCTGGGACCATCCGGTTGCGGCAAGACGACACTGCTCAAGATGATCAACCGTCTCTATGAGCCGACTGAGGGCCGGCTGTTGATTGATGGCGTCGATGCGCGGTCGATGCCTGCAACGGAATTGCGCCGTCGCATCGGGTATGTGATCCAGCAAACCGGTCTGTTTCCCCATTTGCGTATCGAACAGAATATCGCAGTCGTGCCACAGTTGCTCAAGTGGGATCGCGCGCGGATCGAAGCGCGGATCGATGAACTGCTTGATCTGGTAGAACTGCCGCGCGCGTACCGCAAGCGGTATCCGCGCCAACTCTCCGGCGGCGAGCAGCAGCGCGTCGGTCTGGCGCGCGCGCTGGCTGCCGATCCATCCCTTATGCTGATGGACGAGCCGTTCGGCGCGCTCGACGCTATCACGCGCGCCCGTTTGCAGGACGAACTGCTGCGTATTCAGCAGCGCCTCCACAAAACGATTCTGTTTGTGACCCACGATGTGGATGAAGCGCTCCGCCTGGCGGATCGGCTATTAATTATGCGCGCCGGGCATATCGTGCAGTTCGACACGCCGCTGGCGGTGCTGGCAGCGCCAGCAGACGATTTCGTGCGCGACCTGCTCAGCACGGATGATGTGCTGCGCCGCCTCAGTCTGCTGACTGTCGCCGACGCGCTGGCGGACAACGGCGCCGGCAAGCGCCTTGCCGAAAACGATGCGCAGGAGACGCTGCAACCAGGCGATACGCTGCGTGAGGCGCTCATTCGCGTCCTGCGGGCAGGCGGTCAGGCGCTGCCGGTCGTCGCCAATGGACAGAACGTGGGGGAGATTTCGCCGGATACCATCGCCTCGGTGCTGACACGCACAACCCATGCGTTATCTGATTGA
- a CDS encoding FHA domain-containing protein: MTSRLTGMRGPLTGRTFDIGDQPLTIGRAADNHIAIASPRASRHHAQIRREGASFVLYDLGSANGTLVNGQRVQRAVLQPGDLIDIGDEVFRFEASYQQDATVLSAPPPHAYPSQPAAPAYPPPSPAAPPHPAAPIHPPQYQSPAAPPPQPAYPPQPVYPSQPPPISPQMPPAAQPPMYAPPRSGKGGRSCLLAVLLLLALVCVAGAAGAFIFRDRLRDVPGIGNLPGIGGGPTMTRPPIQTGSAAVGSGQAAAIAMPGGGPMIEVPPGAVPTNPDGSPGMLTFSVAPAPDQPVNLSPDMALSGSLYQFEPEDVTFAVPVRITLPIPAGTDPARVMGLITRDPQSGAWAPVAGVVDFAARTVSADVTHFSPYGVYSYTGSDLDAWYRANGGWFVIENQLLSGDKPYPGCRNLPRALYVNVCIQQANPGDPGLSYLLPADNLLARGPRNDFGAPYRPLKTWLPAGTYRVVHYVFMSEINTDPMYVPCFGWWVKPPQIINLKAGQTVTFGPFSEHDGTSMTSFDVKTCTGMPASGTPVVGQPTSQPPPQPPVETSGVCPAKMNGEWDANLTLRETNDPDLQDEIGNVDTGIFVFQINGNDAQVQIVEPDGARSDPASGSCSVQNGRFVITISETNSNAGLVFKLQFNGDDRMTGEVTVSEGEKYATGDIDMIRRTGSGESSPGDQPVVCTQEVEIINNKYLGACGVSDTQTFELAQRAFVARIRVWHNPEITETDTPYVTITGPDGYNFSGNTAKGGCYAGWCEAMVSLNQYLDPGTYQLSIPTASICADPSGKTTLILYGCFMPGQSSDFTPGCAAMTGVWNTTMMLRSSTNSNVPTGGTRQGVLTLRVEGDSAEVQWTEGGRSSPVVGGTCAVQGDRYQITLNQQVEALLPPGAPLPPPNAQAPLEEVLFPVTFDLQFEGGDRLTGIVTSRADSYEYKSDVVMSRR; the protein is encoded by the coding sequence ATGACATCACGACTGACCGGTATGCGCGGTCCGCTGACCGGACGCACTTTTGACATCGGCGATCAACCGCTCACCATCGGGCGCGCTGCTGACAATCATATCGCCATCGCCAGTCCGCGCGCCTCGCGCCATCACGCGCAGATTCGGCGCGAGGGCGCGTCGTTTGTCCTCTACGACCTCGGCAGCGCCAACGGCACGCTCGTCAACGGGCAGCGCGTGCAGCGCGCCGTGTTGCAGCCCGGTGACCTGATCGACATTGGTGATGAGGTCTTTCGATTCGAGGCTTCGTATCAACAGGATGCAACCGTGTTGAGCGCACCTCCACCACATGCGTACCCGTCGCAACCTGCCGCGCCCGCTTACCCGCCACCGTCTCCGGCGGCCCCGCCGCACCCGGCTGCACCGATACACCCGCCTCAATACCAGTCTCCGGCAGCTCCGCCGCCACAACCGGCCTACCCGCCGCAACCGGTCTACCCGTCCCAGCCGCCTCCCATTTCGCCCCAGATGCCGCCTGCTGCTCAACCACCGATGTATGCGCCGCCGCGTTCCGGGAAAGGCGGTCGCTCCTGCCTGCTGGCAGTGCTGCTGCTGCTGGCGCTGGTCTGTGTGGCCGGCGCTGCGGGCGCTTTCATCTTCCGCGACCGCCTGCGCGACGTTCCCGGTATTGGTAATCTGCCGGGCATCGGCGGCGGCCCAACCATGACGCGCCCGCCCATCCAGACCGGCAGCGCTGCGGTCGGCAGCGGACAGGCTGCCGCCATTGCTATGCCCGGCGGCGGACCGATGATTGAAGTGCCACCGGGCGCTGTGCCGACCAACCCTGATGGCTCCCCCGGCATGTTGACCTTCTCAGTCGCGCCCGCCCCCGACCAACCGGTCAACCTGTCGCCCGATATGGCGCTCAGTGGATCGCTCTACCAATTCGAGCCGGAAGACGTGACCTTCGCCGTACCGGTGCGCATCACGTTGCCGATCCCCGCCGGAACCGACCCGGCGCGGGTGATGGGACTGATCACGCGCGATCCGCAGAGCGGCGCATGGGCGCCGGTCGCAGGAGTAGTCGACTTTGCCGCGCGCACGGTCAGCGCCGATGTGACCCACTTCTCGCCCTACGGTGTGTACAGCTACACTGGCAGCGATCTTGACGCCTGGTATCGCGCCAACGGTGGCTGGTTCGTGATCGAAAATCAATTGCTGAGCGGCGATAAGCCTTATCCAGGGTGCCGTAACCTGCCGCGCGCGCTGTACGTCAACGTCTGCATTCAACAGGCGAATCCAGGTGATCCGGGTCTCTCCTACCTGTTGCCCGCCGACAATCTGCTGGCGCGGGGACCACGCAATGACTTCGGCGCGCCCTATCGCCCGCTGAAAACGTGGCTTCCTGCCGGCACGTACCGGGTTGTCCACTATGTATTCATGAGCGAGATCAACACCGATCCCATGTATGTGCCGTGCTTCGGCTGGTGGGTCAAACCGCCACAGATAATCAACCTGAAGGCAGGGCAGACGGTTACTTTCGGGCCTTTCAGTGAGCATGACGGGACCTCCATGACCTCGTTCGATGTGAAGACCTGCACCGGCATGCCTGCGTCAGGGACGCCCGTGGTGGGGCAACCGACGTCGCAACCGCCGCCGCAACCGCCTGTGGAAACGTCCGGCGTCTGCCCGGCGAAGATGAATGGCGAGTGGGATGCCAACCTGACACTGCGTGAAACGAACGATCCAGATTTGCAGGACGAGATTGGCAACGTGGACACGGGTATTTTTGTCTTTCAGATCAACGGAAACGATGCGCAGGTCCAGATTGTCGAACCAGACGGTGCGCGCAGTGACCCTGCCAGCGGATCGTGCAGTGTGCAAAACGGGCGCTTTGTCATCACAATATCGGAAACAAACAGCAACGCAGGGCTTGTGTTCAAACTCCAGTTCAACGGAGATGATCGGATGACCGGCGAAGTCACCGTTTCAGAAGGAGAGAAATACGCCACCGGTGACATCGATATGATCCGCCGAACCGGATCAGGGGAGTCATCTCCCGGCGATCAGCCTGTGGTCTGCACCCAGGAAGTCGAGATCATCAACAACAAGTATCTCGGCGCGTGCGGCGTTAGTGATACACAGACGTTCGAGCTGGCCCAGCGTGCATTTGTCGCTCGCATTCGAGTCTGGCACAATCCAGAGATCACCGAGACTGATACGCCGTATGTGACGATTACCGGTCCCGATGGCTATAACTTCTCAGGAAACACGGCAAAAGGCGGTTGTTACGCTGGTTGGTGCGAGGCGATGGTCTCGCTCAATCAATACCTGGACCCAGGAACCTACCAGTTGTCCATTCCGACTGCTTCGATCTGCGCAGATCCAAGCGGGAAGACCACCCTGATCCTCTATGGATGCTTTATGCCCGGGCAATCCTCGGATTTTACCCCCGGTTGTGCGGCGATGACTGGCGTCTGGAACACGACGATGATGCTGCGTTCGTCGACCAACTCCAACGTTCCGACAGGAGGAACACGACAGGGGGTGTTGACCCTGCGCGTCGAGGGCGATTCGGCTGAGGTGCAATGGACAGAGGGCGGCAGAAGCAGCCCGGTAGTTGGTGGAACGTGCGCAGTCCAGGGTGATCGATATCAGATCACTCTGAATCAGCAGGTGGAGGCGTTGCTCCCGCCCGGAGCGCCCCTGCCGCCGCCAAATGCGCAGGCGCCGCTCGAAGAAGTCTTATTCCCCGTTACCTTTGATCTTCAATTTGAAGGCGGTGATCGCCTGACAGGCATCGTCACGTCACGGGCTGATAGTTACGAATATAAGAGTGATGTTGTGATGTCGCGCCGATAA
- a CDS encoding 5-(carboxyamino)imidazole ribonucleotide synthase gives MNDRLIGVLGGGQLGRMLALAGYPLGFRFRFLDPADDAPVRYLAEQVVASYDDHLAVAQFGSGLIVVTYEFENVPVATARALEQHIPVFPPPQALEVAQDRLAEKRFFTQLNIPTAPFAPVDDRASLDAAIERIGLPALLKTRRLGYDGKGQALIGQRADIEDAWRALGGQPLILEGFVSFVRELSVLAVRGQDGAVACYPPVENLHRNGILYRSIAPAPGLATEVQLLAETYARRVLEALDYVGVLAIEMFEVEPDRTGGARLLANEMAPRVHNSGHWTIDGAVTSQFENHLRAIAGLPLGDASARGCAAMVNLIGGLPDVTMLLALPDTHLHLYDKAPRPGRKLGHVTVCAVDAERLAERLAVVERYVLASTK, from the coding sequence ATGAATGATAGATTAATCGGTGTTCTGGGCGGAGGGCAATTGGGGCGAATGCTGGCGCTCGCCGGTTATCCGCTCGGTTTCCGCTTCCGCTTCCTCGATCCTGCCGATGATGCGCCGGTTCGCTACCTGGCAGAGCAGGTTGTCGCATCATACGACGACCATTTAGCCGTGGCACAGTTCGGCAGCGGGTTGATAGTCGTCACCTATGAGTTTGAGAATGTACCGGTGGCGACGGCGCGCGCGCTCGAGCAGCATATACCGGTGTTTCCACCGCCGCAGGCGCTTGAGGTTGCACAGGATCGTCTCGCGGAAAAGCGCTTCTTCACACAACTGAACATTCCAACCGCGCCGTTCGCGCCGGTGGACGACCGCGCGTCGCTTGATGCAGCAATCGAGCGTATTGGGCTGCCTGCTCTTCTGAAGACGCGACGCCTGGGGTATGATGGCAAGGGGCAGGCATTGATCGGGCAGCGTGCAGACATCGAAGACGCCTGGCGCGCACTTGGCGGGCAGCCGCTTATCCTCGAAGGGTTTGTTTCGTTTGTGCGTGAACTTTCCGTCCTGGCAGTGCGCGGGCAGGATGGCGCCGTCGCGTGCTACCCGCCGGTCGAGAATCTGCACCGCAATGGCATTCTGTATCGCTCGATCGCCCCTGCGCCCGGGCTTGCCACCGAGGTGCAACTGCTGGCGGAGACCTATGCGCGCCGGGTGCTCGAAGCGCTCGACTATGTCGGCGTTCTGGCAATCGAGATGTTTGAAGTGGAACCTGACCGTACCGGCGGCGCTCGCCTGCTGGCGAACGAAATGGCGCCGCGCGTCCACAATTCTGGTCATTGGACGATTGATGGCGCTGTGACGAGTCAGTTCGAGAACCACCTGCGCGCCATCGCCGGTCTGCCGCTCGGCGACGCCTCAGCGCGCGGTTGCGCCGCGATGGTCAACCTTATCGGCGGATTGCCCGATGTGACGATGCTGCTGGCGCTGCCTGATACTCATCTGCACCTCTATGACAAAGCGCCGCGACCGGGGCGCAAACTGGGACATGTAACCGTCTGCGCCGTGGATGCAGAGCGCCTGGCAGAGCGCCTGGCAGTCGTCGAACGGTATGTTCTGGCGAGCACGAAGTGA
- a CDS encoding glycine betaine ABC transporter substrate-binding protein: MVRSLRFFVAFTTLVGLVLAACSAPAQTTQPTAVPQPAPADATPVRIGSKNFTEAILVAEMYALALEDAGIRVERKFNLGATPVAHTALVNGEIDLYPEYTSTGLLEVLKQAPIADARGILEAVRKGYEEQFQVTWLEPSPFNNTNALAMTRQRAEELGIRTYSDLVAHSGDLKLGGPPEFPEREDTKGLMAAYGFDPKFIEENFVQLDTGALRYEALTKGDIDVVVAFGTDGQINGLGLALLEDDKNYYPIYQIAPVIRQDALAANPQIAETLNRLAPLLTNDVMSGLNWQVDGPEKKEIADVARTFLQQQGFIK; this comes from the coding sequence ATGGTGCGATCTCTTCGGTTTTTTGTCGCGTTCACCACGCTGGTCGGTCTGGTTCTTGCTGCATGCAGTGCACCCGCTCAAACCACACAACCCACGGCTGTACCGCAACCCGCTCCCGCAGATGCCACTCCGGTCCGCATTGGCTCGAAGAACTTCACCGAAGCGATTCTGGTTGCCGAAATGTATGCGCTGGCGCTGGAAGATGCCGGCATTCGCGTCGAGCGCAAGTTCAACCTCGGTGCAACGCCAGTGGCGCACACGGCGCTGGTGAATGGCGAAATCGATCTGTACCCGGAGTACACGTCGACCGGTCTGCTCGAAGTGCTCAAGCAAGCGCCGATTGCCGACGCCAGAGGCATTCTGGAGGCGGTGCGCAAGGGGTACGAAGAGCAATTCCAGGTGACCTGGCTCGAACCATCGCCATTCAACAACACGAATGCGCTGGCAATGACCCGGCAGCGCGCTGAAGAACTGGGGATCAGAACCTACTCCGATCTGGTAGCGCATTCTGGCGATCTGAAACTTGGCGGTCCGCCGGAGTTTCCCGAGCGTGAGGACACCAAAGGTTTGATGGCTGCCTATGGGTTCGATCCGAAGTTTATCGAAGAGAACTTCGTGCAACTCGACACCGGCGCATTGCGCTACGAGGCGCTTACCAAAGGTGACATCGATGTGGTCGTCGCATTCGGCACCGACGGGCAGATTAATGGGTTGGGTCTGGCGCTGCTGGAGGACGATAAGAACTACTACCCCATCTATCAGATTGCGCCGGTCATTCGCCAGGATGCCCTGGCAGCCAACCCACAGATTGCCGAGACGCTCAACCGGTTGGCGCCGCTCCTGACGAATGATGTCATGTCCGGTTTGAACTGGCAGGTCGATGGACCGGAGAAGAAGGAGATCGCCGACGTGGCGCGCACCTTCCTGCAACAACAGGGATTTATCAAGTAG
- the purE gene encoding 5-(carboxyamino)imidazole ribonucleotide mutase, translating to MQPLVGIIMGSMSDWETMRHAAQTLDELDVPFETHIVSAHRTPDLLFEYAASAEERGIEVIIAGAGGAAHLPGMTAAKTVLPVLGVPVESHALRGLDSLLSIVQMPAGVPVGTLAIGRAGAINAAILAAAILGNRYPHIRAALRRFREQQTQRVLLSPDPREQSQ from the coding sequence ATGCAGCCACTGGTCGGCATTATTATGGGATCGATGTCGGACTGGGAAACGATGCGTCATGCGGCACAGACGCTGGACGAACTGGATGTGCCTTTCGAGACGCACATCGTTTCGGCGCACCGCACCCCCGATCTTCTGTTTGAGTATGCAGCAAGCGCTGAAGAACGCGGCATCGAAGTCATTATTGCAGGCGCCGGCGGTGCGGCGCACCTGCCCGGCATGACCGCCGCGAAAACGGTGTTGCCGGTGCTGGGTGTGCCGGTTGAGTCGCACGCGTTGCGCGGGCTGGACTCGCTCCTATCGATTGTGCAGATGCCGGCTGGCGTTCCGGTCGGAACACTGGCGATCGGGCGAGCCGGCGCTATCAACGCCGCAATCCTTGCGGCTGCGATCCTCGGCAATCGCTATCCTCACATTCGCGCTGCACTGCGACGGTTCCGTGAACAGCAAACCCAACGGGTCCTCCTGTCTCCTGATCCACGTGAGCAAAGCCAATGA
- a CDS encoding ABC transporter permease yields the protein MIDLLLDAYQYFLANQSRFWTAATQHLWISSAALAISIAAGLPLGIWTAHEARIGQWTINLFGALRLAPSLAVLFLVQPYLGIGTMPALVALTLLAVPPVLIATYAGIRAVDRGVSEAARGMGMTAGQILWRVELPLALPSIVGGVRTAAVEVIASATLAAFIGGGGLGIFITRGYALFDTRIMLVGAIPVALLALMAELSLGWMQRRLASGLDAAT from the coding sequence ATGATTGATCTACTATTAGACGCCTACCAGTACTTCCTCGCCAATCAATCCCGTTTCTGGACTGCTGCAACCCAACATCTGTGGATCAGCTCGGCGGCGCTGGCGATCAGCATCGCTGCCGGGTTGCCTCTTGGCATCTGGACGGCGCACGAGGCACGCATCGGGCAGTGGACGATCAACCTGTTCGGCGCACTTCGTCTGGCGCCGAGTCTCGCTGTGCTGTTCCTGGTGCAACCCTACCTCGGCATCGGCACGATGCCGGCGCTTGTCGCGCTGACGCTCCTGGCGGTGCCGCCGGTGCTCATTGCCACATATGCCGGAATACGCGCAGTGGATCGCGGCGTGAGCGAAGCGGCGCGCGGCATGGGAATGACCGCCGGACAAATCCTCTGGCGCGTAGAACTCCCGCTGGCGCTGCCGTCGATAGTCGGCGGTGTGCGCACCGCAGCGGTCGAGGTGATCGCAAGCGCCACGTTAGCCGCCTTCATCGGCGGAGGCGGGCTTGGCATCTTTATCACCCGTGGCTACGCTCTGTTCGATACCCGCATCATGCTTGTCGGCGCCATCCCGGTGGCGTTGCTGGCGCTCATGGCAGAGTTGTCGCTGGGGTGGATGCAACGGCGTCTGGCATCCGGGCTGGACGCTGCAACGTAA
- a CDS encoding thioredoxin family protein, whose translation MSLANKSASGAVIDVNERTFRAEVLERSRTVPVVVDFWAPWCGPCRVLGPILEKLAIEAKGAWILAKLNVDENPRLAQMFQVQGIPAVKAFRDGRVVDEFTGALPESQVRAWLKRLGPLAPVSPADRLADEAAALEERDPLSAKARYESALNIEPNHSASLFGLGRLMVRAGDPAGAELLKKIPSDAPQWKQAQAWLTLADLITEAEDTNPSALLERIDQNPADLEARWLLAAHQVRGQRYADAIETLLGIVMRNRAFRDDGARKVLLALFTALGDQHPLTVKGRRDLANVMF comes from the coding sequence GTGTCTCTCGCAAACAAAAGCGCGAGCGGCGCTGTAATCGATGTCAACGAACGCACCTTTCGCGCGGAGGTGCTGGAGCGTTCGCGCACTGTTCCGGTCGTGGTCGATTTCTGGGCGCCCTGGTGTGGTCCGTGCCGTGTGCTGGGACCGATCCTTGAAAAACTGGCAATCGAGGCGAAAGGCGCCTGGATTCTGGCAAAGTTGAATGTGGACGAAAACCCGCGCCTGGCGCAGATGTTCCAGGTGCAGGGCATCCCGGCAGTCAAGGCGTTCCGCGATGGTCGGGTGGTGGACGAGTTCACCGGCGCACTGCCTGAGTCGCAGGTGCGCGCCTGGCTGAAACGGCTCGGTCCACTTGCACCGGTATCGCCGGCAGATCGACTGGCGGATGAGGCAGCAGCGCTTGAAGAACGCGATCCGCTCAGCGCAAAAGCGCGCTATGAAAGTGCGCTCAACATCGAACCCAACCACAGTGCAAGCCTGTTCGGATTGGGGCGGTTGATGGTACGTGCTGGCGATCCGGCAGGCGCTGAGTTGTTGAAGAAGATCCCCTCCGATGCACCGCAGTGGAAGCAGGCGCAGGCATGGCTCACCCTCGCCGACCTGATCACTGAGGCGGAAGACACCAATCCATCGGCGCTGCTGGAACGAATCGATCAGAACCCGGCAGATCTCGAGGCGCGCTGGTTGCTGGCGGCGCATCAGGTGCGTGGTCAGCGGTACGCCGATGCAATCGAAACGCTGCTGGGGATTGTTATGCGTAATCGCGCCTTTCGGGACGATGGTGCGCGCAAGGTGCTGCTGGCGCTGTTCACTGCGCTCGGCGATCAGCATCCGCTGACAGTCAAAGGTCGGCGTGATCTGGCGAATGTGATGTTTTAG